In Myxococcales bacterium, the DNA window GAGCGCACACCCCGTAAGGCGCTTCGGCTCCTTCGGCGACGCGACATCTCCGGTCGACGCGGTGTAGGCGTGATCGCCGCGTGAGGTGTCGAGCTTGGTCGAGACGACCACGGCGACGTACTCCGCGCCCGGGAAAGGAGCGAGCCTCACCGAGGCCGTCCCCTCTTCGACGGGGAGCTCCACCGCTTCGCCCGGCTCGAGCGAGGCGCCACCCGCGGCTCCGTCCACGCCACCGTCGACCGTGGGCGGCACGACCGAGGCGTCGGGGGTCGGCGTGGTGGTCGACGCGCACGCGCCCGCGGAGGCGGCGACGAGGCACGCGGCGAGCGGGAGACCGTAGAACCGAAGTCGTTTCATCGTGGGCCTCTTCACTTCGCGTCGAACACGAACCAAAACCGCGCAAGCTTGCGATCGCTCACCCGCTTCGCCATGGCCTCGGCGAGCTTGGTTCGCGGCGTGGTCGAGACGATGCGGTACGCGGAGGCGTCTTTTCCGAGGTAGCGGACGGCGCGATCGGGCGTGGCGAGCCCGGTCTGCGCGTGGAAGTCGCCCGCGACCGTGAGCACGCGGCCGCCCTTCTTGGCCTCTTCGGCGGCGAAGTAGCCCATGGTCTCGTCCCGGATGACGGCGAGGTCGGTGAAGTACGCGAGCGCCTCGGCGGGCTTCATGCCCATGTTCGAGTGCGCGTTCGGATCGAAGTTGTCCGCGAAGTAGGCCTTGAAGGCGTCGTCGGGCGCGGGGATGGGGCGTGGCGCGATCGAGCCCGCGTACTTGAACGAGTCGCCGAGGGCGTTGAAGGCCTCGAGGGGCTTCTTGGGGTACGCGGCGTAGAGCGTGTCGAGCGCCTCTTTGGGCACGTTGAGACCGACGACCGGGCGCCCCTTCTCCTTCATGTGATCGACGAGGGGCTTCCAGTACTTGGCGTAGTTCGGCCACGGCTGGCTCTTCTTCTCGAAGTCCTCGGGGGTGAGGTTGCCGGCGACGTAGTCGTCCAAGATGGGCTGCTCGTCGCGCTGGAAGTGCTCCATCGCGAGCGAGACGTCCGAGAACTTCGCGGTCATGCGGGTGAGCGCCCAGAGCTCGAGCTCTTGGACCGGCGCGGTCTCGTGCTGCTCCCCGAAGAAGACGAGCTTCACCTCGCCGAGCTGCGCGACGAGGGCGGCCTCGTCGAGGTAGACGCCCTTCTCCGCGTCGAAGATCTGCATGGCCGTGAAAGCCGTGCCTTCGTACTTCGGGGCCGCTTCGGCCGTCGCGAACGTCTTCCCGGCGTCGGCGGGGGTGGGGCTCGTGGGATCGCCCGGCGTGGTCACGACCTCGGAGGCACAGCCTACGAGCGAGAGGACGGAGGCCAGCGCGAGCGACGAGAACGAGAGCCTTTGCATGGGGTGTGTCCTGTCACAACTCGCGGCCGTGCGGTAGGCCGCCCGGCGCGACGAGGCAGGGCACATTCGCAACACTACGACTTTATTGACATTTCGCACATTGCCCCTTGGTTCGTCGGGGGGCTACCCTCGAGGTCGATGCCCCCTCCGATGCCCTCCTACGCGCCCCCCGGGAGCCACGTGAGCTCGGCGCCAAGGAGCGCGCGGTGAGCCTGCTCGTCACGGGCGGAGCCGGGTTCATCGGTGCGTCGCTCGTAGCGCTCCGCGTGCGCGAGCACCCGAGCGAGCCCGTCGTGGTGCTGGATGCGCTCACGTATGCCGCGCGCCCCGAGCGCCTCCGGGACCTGCCCGGGGTCACGCTCGTCCATGGAGACGTGTGCGACGGCGAGCGCGTCCGCCGTACGATCGACGAGCACGGCGTGGATCGCGTCGTCCACCTCGCGGCCGAGTCCCACGTGGACAGGTCGATCACCGACGCGCTCCCCTTCGTGCGCACGAACGTGCTCGGCACGGCGACGCTGCTCGAAGAGGCTCGGCGCGCGGGCGTGCGGCGCTTCGTGCACGTCTCGACCGACGAGGTCTATGGCCACCTCGGGCTCTCCGATCCCCCTTTCACGGAGACGTCTCCGCTCGCGCCGCGCTCGCCCTACGCCGCATCCAAAGCGGGCGCCGAGCACCTGGTGCGGGCGTACGCCGAGACGTACCGCTTCCCTGCCCTCGTGACGCGTGGCTCGAACACGTACGGCCCCTACCAGCTCCCGGAGAAGCTCGTCCCGAGGCTCGTGATGCGCGCCCTCCGTGACGAGCCCCTGCCCCTCTACGGAGACGGCTCGAACGTGCGCGACTGGCTCCACGTGGACGACCACGCCCGCGCGATCGACCTCGTGCTGGAGCGCGGCGAGGACGGCGAGACCTACAACGTGGGAGGGCGCGCCGAGCGCTCGAACCTGGAGATGGCGCACGCGGTGCTCGACCTGCTCGGCAAACCGAGGAGCCTCGTGCGGTTCGTAGCCGACAGGCCGGGGCACGATCTGCGGTACGCGCTCGACGATGGCAAAATCGAGCAAACCCTAGGTTTTTCTCGGTCGCACACGCTCGAACGGGGCCTCGCCGACGTCGTCCGGTTCCTCGCCGAGCACCCGGAGCTGCTCGAGTCTCGGAGGGACGCCGAGGCGGGGAGCCTGCCTGGAGAGTGACGCACGACCGGGCGAAAAGGCGGTATCGTCGCTTCGCCATGAAGATCGTCGTCTTCGGTTCGGGTGGGCTCGTGGGGCGCTACGTCGTGCGTGAGCTCTTGGCGCGAGGGGAAGACGACGTCCTCGCCCTGCCGAGGTCCGCGTGCGACATCACCCGCCGGGAGGACGTGAACGCCGCCACGAACGAAGCCGACCGGATCGTGAACTGTGCAGCCTACACGGACGTGGAGCACGCCGAGGACGACGAGGACACGGCCTACCGCGTGAACACGCTCGGCGCGGAGAACCTCGCGCGCGCCGCGGCCCGGCACGACGCCTCGCTCGTGCACCTCTCGACCGATCTCGTGTTCGACGGCGAGAAGCCCACCCCCTACGACGAGCTCGACGTGCCCAGGCCCGTGGGCGCCTACGCGCGCAGCAAATGGGCGGGTGAGGTGCTCGCGCGGGAGGCCACACCTCGGCTCTTCGTCGTGCGCGTCCAAGGCGTGTACGGAGAGGGCGGCAAAGGGTTCGCGTCGAAGCTCCCGCGGCTCGTGCTCGGGCGCGGGCCCATCACCGCCGACGGGGAGCGCCTCGTTCAGCCCACGTGGGCTCGCACGGTGGCGCGCCACGTATGCGACCTCCTCCATACGGACGCGTACGGCACCTACCACGTGAGCGCCAAAGGCAAGACGACCTGGGCCGACTTCGCCCACGCCATCGCGAAGCGCCTCGACCTGCCCTCGCTCACCACGGGCGTGCCCACGGCCACGCTGAAGACACGCGCGATCCGGCCGAAAAATGCCCTCTTTTTACACAGAATGCTCGCGCTGCGTGGGTTCGATCGCCTGCCCACGTGGGAAGAAGATCTCGACGCGTACCTCGCCCACGCGGGCCTCGCGTGAAAGGGATCGTGCTCGCCGGCGGGAAGGGCACGCGCCTCTACCCGCTCACGAAGGTGGTGTCGAAGCAGCTCTTGCCCGTGTGGGACAAGCCCCTCGTCTACTACCCGCTCACGACCCTCATGCTCGCGGGCATCCGCGAGATCCTCGTCGTCTCGACGAGAGAAGACCTCCCTCGGTTCGAGGCGCTGCTCGGCACGGGCGCCGAGTGGGGCATCTCGCTCACGTACGCCGCGCAAGACGAGCCACGCGGAGTGGCCCACGCGCTCGTCGTCGGCGCCGACTTCGTGGGAAAAGACAAGGTCGCCCTCGTGCTCGGCGACAACGTGTTCTACGGCCAGAGCCTCGTCGAGCGGCTTCGCCGGGCCGCGAGCCTCGAGCGAGGAGCCACGGTGCTCGCGCACGTCGTGAAGGACCCAGAGCGCTACGGAGTCGTGGAGCTCGACGGCACCGGCAGGCCGGTCTCCATCGAAGAGAAGCCCGCGGCGCCGCGATCGAGCTACGCGGTGACCGGCCTCTATTTCTACGACGAGGACGCGGTGACCATCGCGAAGAGCCTCACCCCCTCCGCGCGCGGCGAGCTCGAGATCACGGACGTGAACGCCGAGTACCTAAGGCGTGGCGAGCTCCACGTGGAGGTGCTCGGCCGAGGCACGACCTGGCTCGACGCGGGCACCCCCGAGGCCCT includes these proteins:
- the rfbB gene encoding dTDP-glucose 4,6-dehydratase — its product is MSLLVTGGAGFIGASLVALRVREHPSEPVVVLDALTYAARPERLRDLPGVTLVHGDVCDGERVRRTIDEHGVDRVVHLAAESHVDRSITDALPFVRTNVLGTATLLEEARRAGVRRFVHVSTDEVYGHLGLSDPPFTETSPLAPRSPYAASKAGAEHLVRAYAETYRFPALVTRGSNTYGPYQLPEKLVPRLVMRALRDEPLPLYGDGSNVRDWLHVDDHARAIDLVLERGEDGETYNVGGRAERSNLEMAHAVLDLLGKPRSLVRFVADRPGHDLRYALDDGKIEQTLGFSRSHTLERGLADVVRFLAEHPELLESRRDAEAGSLPGE
- a CDS encoding ChaN family lipoprotein, whose translation is MQRLSFSSLALASVLSLVGCASEVVTTPGDPTSPTPADAGKTFATAEAAPKYEGTAFTAMQIFDAEKGVYLDEAALVAQLGEVKLVFFGEQHETAPVQELELWALTRMTAKFSDVSLAMEHFQRDEQPILDDYVAGNLTPEDFEKKSQPWPNYAKYWKPLVDHMKEKGRPVVGLNVPKEALDTLYAAYPKKPLEAFNALGDSFKYAGSIAPRPIPAPDDAFKAYFADNFDPNAHSNMGMKPAEALAYFTDLAVIRDETMGYFAAEEAKKGGRVLTVAGDFHAQTGLATPDRAVRYLGKDASAYRIVSTTPRTKLAEAMAKRVSDRKLARFWFVFDAK
- the rfbD gene encoding dTDP-4-dehydrorhamnose reductase, with product MKIVVFGSGGLVGRYVVRELLARGEDDVLALPRSACDITRREDVNAATNEADRIVNCAAYTDVEHAEDDEDTAYRVNTLGAENLARAAARHDASLVHLSTDLVFDGEKPTPYDELDVPRPVGAYARSKWAGEVLAREATPRLFVVRVQGVYGEGGKGFASKLPRLVLGRGPITADGERLVQPTWARTVARHVCDLLHTDAYGTYHVSAKGKTTWADFAHAIAKRLDLPSLTTGVPTATLKTRAIRPKNALFLHRMLALRGFDRLPTWEEDLDAYLAHAGLA
- the rfbA gene encoding glucose-1-phosphate thymidylyltransferase RfbA, which produces MKGIVLAGGKGTRLYPLTKVVSKQLLPVWDKPLVYYPLTTLMLAGIREILVVSTREDLPRFEALLGTGAEWGISLTYAAQDEPRGVAHALVVGADFVGKDKVALVLGDNVFYGQSLVERLRRAASLERGATVLAHVVKDPERYGVVELDGTGRPVSIEEKPAAPRSSYAVTGLYFYDEDAVTIAKSLTPSARGELEITDVNAEYLRRGELHVEVLGRGTTWLDAGTPEALARATAYFQILEERQGLKVACPEEIAYRLGYIDDDALLALAHAMGDVDYARYLARLVAPNETK